The nucleotide window CATTATTACgggatatattcaaaaaaaactttaaaaaacgttatttttggtttattataaaaatacgtGATAAAttccaatacaaaaaataattattattctatgGAAACGATCTTTGTTATATTATACCTGTCATCTGTCAAATGTCACTCTTAGGTGATCAAGAAAGCGACCGATATTAATTTTATCGGCCCGACGCGTGTCACCCAGATCATGTTACCTTTAGTACGGCGCGCCAAAGGACGCATCGTCATGGTTACTTCCGGTTTATGCAGAGTCTCGTCGCCGGTTCGAGGTATACATTGCGGATTATTGGCGGCGCTGGAATCCCAAGCCGAATGTTTGAGAAAAGAACTGAAAAGTAGAGGTGTGGACGTGGTGGTGGTGGCACCTGGTGAACTAACTTCCGGTTCGTCTTGGTTATCCGACCAGCATATAATCGATCAAGCGAAAGACATGTGGAAACAGCTCGGACAGGAACAAAAAAGCGAATACGGGGAACATTATTTCGAGACTGCTTTGAGGAGTTTGGAAAAACACACCAAAGCGCAAGTGAGTACATTAGCGTGTAGATGGCGCTCTCTAGGTATCTGGTTCCGTTGGATGTTAATCGGTTGTTATTGTAATTTCAGGAGGTCGATCTATTTCCCGTACTCAGAGCGCTCAATGATGCCGTCATTCGTACTTTTCCGTTGGCTAAATACACTCCTGTATCtcgtaaagaaaaaattcaagtttttatcGCTGAATATTTTCCTAGATCCGTTTATGACGTCATTTATTCGTAAATCGGTCTTTTCCTAATAAAAGGAGGTTACTGTACGAGgtattttgataacaaaaatcttcaatacggtttactattatatttttttttagttattggAACGCCCCGTATAAAAACCaacgataatttttattattgatcaatttttttgacaaacaatcgcatttagataataatttctaaaagaaTATCAAAAGATGTTGAATTGTAGTATTAGTAgcgtttttagaaaaaaattttgaaaaatcgaaaatctggtcaaaaattaatatacattaAACCTAATTGAGCTTTACCCCGACGTCATACTCAAATAAGTATACGcgttgtaaatatttattactccACTCTGTACAAAAtggaaaagtatttataaaaaattttaccatcTCGCCCCCATTTATTGATAATACTTCCTCAACAAATTTTCCCATATCGCCccaatttattaataacaaaaccTACACTTTTCCCGTATCGCCCCCatctattaataataaaacttcccGCGTttcatatatatcaaattttcccATATCGCctctatttattaataatataaccTCTACAACAGATTTCCCCATCTCGCCcccatttattaattttgaaacatccACAGCAAATTTTCCCACCTCGCCCCcattgatttatatttaaaccTTCACGTTCCTaatacaacaaatttttctcATCTCACTCgcatttattaataacaaaaccttcttaacaatttttctatctcaccctcattaattaataataaaacatctactacaaaaaattttctcaactcTCCCCCATTTATTAATAACAGTATTTCCACAACCAATTTAACTATCTCGCCCCATTTATTGATAACAAAACCTCcagaacatttttttccatatcgcccctatttatttatattgaaaccTCGCGCGTTCCTAATACAACAAATTTTGCCATCTCGCCCccatttattaataacaataccTACAGAACAAATTCTTCCATATCGGCCCCATTCATTTATATTGACCTCGCACGTTCCTAAGATAACAAATTTACCCCTTTTATTAATAACGAAACCTCCAGAATCAATTTTATCCCCcatctattattatttaaacCTCCACAACGACTTTTCTCCTAGCGCCCCCATTTATTTATAACACAACCTCCCGCGTTCCCAATACAACAAATTTTCCCATCTCGCCCCCCCCCCCCCcacatattaatattaaaacgtCCCACGTATATTGCAACACAACCTGCGAAATCTCGTAAACACTAAACGGCAAAACAGCTGAGTTCTAATATCTGTCACAGGTCATTGGCATGACGTAGACATTGGTGGAAGGAGTAAACCGAATCGTTGTTGCCAAATTCAAACAGatagaaaatatactaaaatttcagttaaaCGACAGTTAccaaattctgaaaaaattaatcattaatcaaaatattccgttTCGTGGATTCTTAGACACAACTAATCtgaacgtaaataaaaatttttcataatatgaaaTACTTACTAATTAAGCAATTTAATTATACCTATCACCATCTCTGTTTAACTTATGAAGTATATAAAACAACGTTTGTCATTTCTTAAATCGTAAATATCACTAGACAAggatgaaaaatatgaagtttatcTTTGCTCGTTTATACTTTAAATGGCGTCATGGCGAAGATTAGTTTGATCCGATGTAGTGACAGCTTcgttttgtaaaaataaaatattttaaataaaacgcttattttatttttcgaaaatttaccaTGTTACATCATCCCGtatataacaatattaacaatctACGAGGTAACTCCAATTGCAAACGGCATTCGTCGTATCGTAATAGAGACCCAAGCCGCACGATAGTTCCTGGGGCGTCGAATAGGCGGAGCTACAGTAGTAATATACAGAACAATCGGTGGAACTTCGGAAGTAACCGCTTTGAGTACAAACCGgaatggaagaagaagaagaagctgtTGTAGAGGTGGAAGAAGTATTATTTGTTGTTGTAGAGGTGGTAGATACACCGTTTGCTGTGCTAGAGGTGGTAGATACACCGTTTGCTGTACTAGAGGTGGTAGAAATGCTGTTTGTTGTGGTAGAGGTGGTGGAATCCGAACCACTATCTGAGTTTCCctgcaaaaataattttttcgtcaatattttttaatgaaactcaATTAGATCGAGTCGCAACGCGAACAGGCCGAGAAAAACCCCGAGAGCTTCTTAAAATTggtaataaatgttgaaaaaaattgccaTGGGATTGTGTGACtccaaattgaaattaatatgaaagaatttccaaaaaagttGGTTTTTACTgtaattctgaaaaaaaattaccatttcGTCGTTAATTGCTTGAAGAAGAGGGTTTTTCACCCCGGATAAACCAAGGAAATCGTCTGTTTCTATAGACCATACCATTACACCAGCTAAACCCTTGGATATAGCGTACTGAacctgcaaaaaaaattttccacgGTATTATTATTGTCGAAAGAAAAATCGGCGAAAATTTTGTATCAACAGTTCCAAAATAACAGTTATTGTAGTAGGTGTTCCTCCATCTCTATACTGTATATTATATTCTTACCTTTAATTTTACCGAAGCTTCGTTATCGTATCCCACCCATTGGTCTCCCTGGTACATATGGGGTACTTCCTGTTCATCGTCCCATACTATCGTCCAGCCTCCAGCGAGCTGCTTCTCAATTATCTTCAAGAAAATTAAGGAAATGGTTTTAATAagatctaataaaaaatttatatttcgaaaactaCAAAAGATATAGATTCCATTTATACGTCATTAAACTAAGGGTAGATTTCTCCATATGATTGTATAAATTATACAGGGTTTAAATCGAATGAAACATTTCTGTCTCAAAGATTACTTTAAAAAATGTAGTGTCTACGCCTATGAGAATGGGAATTTATAATACGAATAACATTAAATGAGAAactttatatattcataaaaaaatgaaatggatTATTAAAAGATGGTATGAAGCGAATTATAAGGTACCAAAGTTGGAGGTCAtctcaattttaatttgacTAAAAAAATGTGACTTGTTCTTCAAATTTACGGCATTTGATAGAAAAAAGATGCGACTAAACATTctcattcatttcattttttataattcatatttgtataaattgtaCAGGGTAGGCTTcgaaagaaacatttttgtgtCACagattacttaaaaaaaatgtagtgTGTACGCCTATTACAATGGAAATTtgtaatacaaataaaattaaatgaaaaactttatatattcataaaaaaattaaatgaattctTAAAAGATGGTATAAAGAGAATTATAAGGCACCAAAGTTGAAAGTCTtctcaattttaaaaatgaataaaaaaatttgacttgCTCATATAAAAACTGCtgtaaattctaaaaatatggaatatagaAACTTCAATATACATCATTTGATAGAAAAAAGATGCGACTAAACATTCccattcatttaaatttttataattaatatttgtataaattgtaCAGGGTAGGCTTCGAAAGAAACATTTGTGTGTCACagattacttaaaaaaatgtagtGTCTACACCTATTACAATGGAAATTTGTAAtacgaataaaattaaatgaaaaactttatatattcataaaaaaattaaatgaattctTAAAAGATGGTATAAAGAGAATTATAAGGCACCAAAGTTGAAAGTCTtctcaattttaaaaatgaataaaaaaatttgacttgCTCATATAAAACCTTCtgtaaattctaaaaatatggaatatagaAACTTCAATATACATCATTTGATAGAAAAAAGATGCGACTAAACATTTTCatccatttaattttttataattcatatttgtttaaattgtacAGGGTAGGATTcgaaagaaacatttttgtgtCACagattacttgaaaaaatgtacTGTCTACGTCTATGAGAATGGAAATTTATAACATGaataaaatggaagaaaaatctttatatattcataaaaaaattgattagattGTTAAGAGATAGTAAAAAGCTGAAGgtcttttcaattttgaaaattattcaaaaaactgaCTTGCTCgtattaaaattgttataacttCAAAACTATAAAAGATATTGATTTTTTCCTGACACCATtcgatatataaaatatttttccgagTATTTAACTTTAATTACTTTAGACAGCTTCAATTTTGTTAGaattatacagggttaaagttgaaaaacattttttgtgacagggattacttaaaaaaaattactagcGACGCCTATGGGACCTGAATTTGATATTacgtataaaataaaagaaaaatgttgatctaattataaaaaaaaataattataaactttaataaCAACACAAACCGAATGATAAGACATTAAAGTTAAAATTCTTGTCCAGAAACAAGAATTGTGACATTCTCtaatcaaattttccataatttcaaaattttagaagatttaaattcaaatttcacgTCACCTAATCGAAAACAGATACTACTAAATAGAATACTATTTCCAGTTGTCCCACTCACGTACCACCGGCAATTATACAGGGTAAAAGTTGAATGTAACAAactttgatacaaaaaaatcgtcTCCGAGGCACAATTTACAAACTCACTTCGTTATAACCTAAATACCCAGCTTCCTGTGTATACGGACCTGCTGTGCCCGCCCCGGAAGTAGTAGCTCCCAAAGCCACATCATCTGTGCTACTCAAAGTGAAACTCCTCCCGTATAATGGGATTCCAAGTGTTATTTTACTGGCATTCGCACCTTGGTTGATCCAATTTGTGATAGCTGCATccttaaaacataaaaaaaataatttttgtcttcAGATTCACATAAATCTTGAACTTACGACGTTCAATTCCAAAGCAGAGGTTGTAGTATCGATAGACGATGCGTATAAAGGAGCGTTGTGTCCAGTGACGCCATCATATGATCCGTGAAAATCGTACGTCATCACGTGTATTAAATCTACGTATCTAAAAAAAGGATGTCCCAGAAGTACCCCCATAGAATATCAGTTCAGTACtggcaatatttttattttcccatCCCAATATATGATATATTAACTTTAACGCCCCGTATCTCAGAAATTATACGTACaattatgtttcaaatttttttatgcgaaaaatttttcctttgagagta belongs to Diorhabda carinulata isolate Delta chromosome X, icDioCari1.1, whole genome shotgun sequence and includes:
- the LOC130902368 gene encoding acidic mammalian chitinase-like; this encodes MLIKIGVLLIFTALSFEIIAATSEVVCYHGTWSKYRTGNGTFTVSNIDPSLCTYLIYSFVGLNSTTGEVISLDTYLDDTLGNLEAFTSLKSSYSNLKVLVAIGGWNEGSVKYSTVAASSELRSAFIESALSYCQENNFDGFDVDWEYPCDRGGTSADKENFVTLLEELTTVFKANNLVVTVAVRAAATGVALSYDVLGISQYVDLIHVMTYDFHGSYDGVTGHNAPLYASSIDTTTSALELNVDAAITNWINQGANASKITLGIPLYGRSFTLSSTDDVALGATTSGAGTAGPYTQEAGYLGYNEIIEKQLAGGWTIVWDDEQEVPHMYQGDQWVGYDNEASVKLKVQYAISKGLAGVMVWSIETDDFLGLSGVKNPLLQAINDEMGNSDSGSDSTTSTTTNSISTTSSTANGVSTTSSTANGVSTTSTTTNNTSSTSTTASSSSSIPVCTQSGYFRSSTDCSVYYYCSSAYSTPQELSCGLGLYYDTTNAVCNWSYLVDC